A stretch of DNA from Opisthocomus hoazin isolate bOpiHoa1 chromosome 15, bOpiHoa1.hap1, whole genome shotgun sequence:
CCCATTTTTTATACTGGGGGAATTACTTACATACACACCCAACAGCTATTACATCAATAAAAGCAACTCGATGATGCAAGGCTATTGTTCACCTTTTGTCACACTTACCTGTTTCTTGTCCACAACATTCAGGCTAATGGAGGCAACAATGCATGCAATAGTGTTTGCCAACATAAAGATCATCATCTGTTGCCAGCGCCACAGAGGGATCTTTAATTCACTAGAAAAGGCcaaaacaggacagaaaaactAGTTGCCTGAAGATATTTACGGCACCTCTGCAGTTCCTTGCAGCACAGGATGCAAAGATGCTGATTTCTGTTCACTCCACTAAAGCACTGTTGATGTCTCtgcttgaaaagaaaaagcatcctcACCTGGACTTTGTTCCTAGAATGTGTCCAACAATCAGATTCGAAAGGCCAACTCCGATCATCTGCACAGAAGTTGCAAGCCCCATAGCTGTCCCTAAAGTTGCTTGGGGGACCACAAGAGGTATGGATGGCCACATACTAGCCTGGTAGGAGTCAGGAGAAGAGGAATTAATGCAAAGCCTTGTTTAAAGGTGTTAGATGGTCATTGGTTTAAAAAGGAATTATTCCCACTAAATAAACATTTCTACTTTCTCTTCAAAAACTCTGGTATTTATCCCTCCCAGCCTGCTGGTTGGTTCTAGACTGTTCCCCATTCTCTTCAAGCAGCTTGAGACAGCACAGACACCACATTATTTGAAACTAGAATAACCTGACTCCGGGTTTCTGAAGGGGAGTTAGACCTGATGATTTAGTTCGTAAGACTCAAAGGAGATTCAGGTGTTACATTCAAGCTGAAAAAGCACTAAGAAAAGCATAAACATATTAATGTGTCACACTATCAAATGGTCCTTGACTCTGCTTTCCATTTTGCTCCATATTGGTTCTCTGGGGTTATTTGTTACTAACCAAAGTCTTCAGGATTGGGGAGCTGATGACTTCAAACTGTGGCTGCTAAACCTGCTCATTAGGAAACATGAGCAGTGATATATGCCATCCAGGGTGCAGAAGGAGCAGAGCCACAAAACACTCAACTACAGCAGCAGGGTTGTGAACTTACAGCAGCAAAGGAGTAAGTAATCCCCAACCAGATGGTAGAGACTAATGGAGGAACAAACGTAAATGCCAGGAGAGCGAAGACTGGCAGAGTCAATGCAGCGCAGCCAACAGCAAAGACACCTCTCAGTCCAACGTAGTCCTGgcaaaggaaacaaacagaagGCCTCTTGCAAGGGATACTCGCTTCCCACAGATCCTAGTAACGTGAGTGGCTGTGCAAAGTGGGCTGGCAGGAGTGGCAGTAACATGTCATTTCCTAGTTGTCAATATTGTAGCAGACCAGCTATTACTAGCTCCTCTTGCATACTCCTGAACCAAGACTGAAACACTTGTCAGAGAATCGGTGTCCAGTATTCATGTGAAATAGCAGGCTTTAATAAAGGGGGAGGAAAACCACACCATTATGCCCTAACAATTATGGAAATAAGCAAAGAAAGAGTTTTAACAAAACAGGGACGGATTACATGCCTTGTCCTTTCCCATCTACTTGCAAAGCTTATCCTGATTCTTTCTTTTGCAGTCTCAGACTTCTTAAAACATACCACCATTGGCCATGCTTTGATGCTACTGTAGCGCAATTAAGGGACAGAGGGAAAAATAGGTTAACATTATTTCTTGTAATTGAATTCAGACTAAAGTGCCTCTTGCAGTTTGCAAGGAATTAAAGGACTGCTTGTTCAGCAACACAGGCTAAATTCTTTTTGAGGGAGTTGTAACAAAGACATTTCAAAAAATTAGGAATAAGTTATCAGCAAGCACTTCTGGTTTTGGGTACTCACAATTAATATGCCAACTGCTGCAGAGAGAACAAGGGAGCTGTCGTACACTGCCCCAGCAATATaagcagctgcctgctggctgTAACCAGAATATTTATCCTGGATAAACTtgctaaaaataaaaggaagggggggaaaagatGACATAATTAGGATTCTTGATCTGATTATTTTGACAGAATGTAAGTATGAGCACAAACATATGGACAGGAATGGTTTTAATGAGAGGACTTGTAAACAAGTTTGGTTCCATCTGGTTTGTAGTGCTAAGCCTTTGTTGTTTTAACTGGTGAACACCACAGAGAGGCTGGTAGCTTAAATGGACACTTTCAAGACGCTTCTGCAAGTACAGAGTAAAACTGCAGGTTAAAGTTGGGCATATGTTCAATTACAGCAGCACAGCTCACAAGCAGAAATTTGCTGTCACCTGTCCAAAACATAAGGATGGATTTTTTACATTCTCTTTGAAGAGGCAGAAATCATTACCAAATCAAGGGTGAGAATTCTGAGGGGCAGgaatagtattttaaaataatccagCAGCAAAGATCAGCATTTAAACTGAACACCTGCATTTTAGAAGTACTAGAAATTCCCCCTTGGCACCTTTAAGGAGACTTCTGGTTAAAGCATATAAACAACACATAAACCAAGTTTTGTTCTCATTGCCAGAAGTCAGACTTTCGCCTTTGTTAGGGACATGCAAAAATGGCATTAAAACTTACTCAAATTCTTTACAGAATTTACAGTCATACAGTCATAATAGCTTAGAAAGACTAGTTTATTTAGTGATCTTGTAGCTACTTAAACCTGGTTTGGCTACTTGCCTGGCTCCTTACTAGTAGCAATAATGAGCCTTTATAGCCTGTGCTGTCACCAAAGCATGAAACAAGACACTGTTCCTGAAAGATTTACTGGAACAGACTTAGCCAAAGAGCAATGGCCTTGGGACCattattttttctgaagcagCACAGCATTTTTTGCTAGAAAAGGTGTGTGAAACGTGACTTTTGGTGACTGAAATTTTGCTCCAcagggagcaaaaaaaaaaattctgcagggaGGCAGAATTGCAGAAATGAGGATTCTGTGTGATCAATAGACActgttttcagttaaaatgaGAGGGCAACTGATAAAAAGCCCGTCTCATTAAGGCCTTGATGATCCTTGCCATCTTGAATGTCTTTATTTTACTAAGAGCTCAACTCATACATTTGTTACAATGTTGATGACATTTCTTCAATCCTGATTTCACAGTGGCTTACTATACATCACTAATGAAATACtaccaaaatttatttttttttttactgcaggcCTTTGCTAATATAAAAGTTCATACTCATTATGTGATAGAAGCTCCATCATccataaacaggaaaaaagcagcaaaatgacaAGTCTGTAGCAGAGCCACAGGACAGAAGTAGGAGTCCCAATTTAGTTGGGCAgggtgctgttttgttttaagcAAATGAAGGCATAAAAACGGAAGTCTGCAAGCCTTGCAGTGGGATGCAAACGTTCCCTCACTTATCAACCCAGGATGCTGCAAGCTTAGCTTCGTTCCAAACACAGCAGACATGCAGGAACTGCAGGACAGAACTGCCCCAGGCCCATGAATCTAACAACCCTCGCAGCCCAAAAGACAGCCACTTTATTGGACTATCACAAAGGTGAAATGTCTACAggctattttttaaatgaagtatttcttccccttctcccaaaTCCTTCTGATCCTCCTTTAGCAGTGTTCCAAGCTTTAAATATTGGATGAATCATTTCCCTTTaagttatttttgctttctttcagaagTCTCCCTCACCTTTGAAGTGAAAGAAAGGTCAAAGAACCCTCATATACTTTAAATATGTGTTAAAGGCATGTTTCTCTGTGTTTCATGAGTGGAAGGAACAAGCGTACTACCCCCATATTTTCCAGACATCTAAAAATCCTGCAAGGCTCTGGTAGGCTCGTATCAGTGGGACTACAGCCACAGAGCAATACCTGGCATCTGCCACAAAGGGGAAGACTCCATTGTAGAAGAACATGATGGTGAGGACCAGGAGCCAGTAGCGAAGGGGAAGTCGACGGATGTCCTGAATCCGCTGCAAAGATAAGATGTGCCCTCAATCACCAGCAAACAGACTTCAGCTTCACACTGTCATTTTCTGCAAGCCATTGAAGGTCACAAAAAACTTAAGAAGTAACAGCAGGTAAAAGGGAATTGAAAGGCAGTTCATGTACCTCTAAGCAAAATTTGGCATGTGCTGACTTCCAAAGCATTCCTCTCTAACACCAttcagtaaagaaaacaaaaaaaaaagaagctttctttttattttcataaaggtTATGACTGCAAAAGACTATTCTAAGCAGGGCCTATTAAGAGCCTACTCCAAAACCTTAAGTGAAACACAGTGGAAAGACACAGTATAAACAGGAGTCACAACACTGAGATACAGAAACCAGTAAGAATATTGTCATGAGAAGGAACCTAATAGATTTGAGTGCCATAAAAATTGCAACCTATTGCCTGTAATGCTTATTCCTAGACTAAAGAATGCAAGGAGGAATGGAAGATGAGGGCTGGCAAAAGATTGTTCAGTACTGACCAAATTAGCTGCTTTCTATCTTAGATCCTGTGAGCCAGTTCTATACACAAAATCCACTGGCTCAGAAAGTAATGCCATTCAGAGCGCTAATTCAGCTCTCTGGAAGGCTGCAAATACATAGgcttgaaacagaaaatttacACTTGTCTGGTGGCTTGCAGATGCAATATCCTCAGATGTACCTGAAGAGCTGTCCTGCAAGATTTAACCAACTGGTGTATTTAATGCCCTCTTCTGGCCAGGACCAGCTCGTACTACtgcaggctgccctgctctgcaaaagCAGTACACATGCACCCCATGCTTTCAAAGATTGAGGTGGAAAGCTGTCTGTGCACCACATACCACTTTTTTGGATTCTTGCTGGATAACCCCGTCCAAGCCCAGTTGCTTCATGCCTACTTTATCTAGTACACTGACTGTGAGGgctgaaacaaaaccaagcatgCAGAGCAGGGTACCTGGAAAAGACACAAGAGGTGTTAGACAACATCCACACCGCCATCCTCCATTTCTTTCCGGTGTTTTAAGTACATGGGCCAGACGTGGCCGTCAAAGAGACCCTCAGTGTGGAGACAGCTGAATGACAAAACCAACTGCAGGTAATATGCAGAATTGTCTATGACTCCAACTCCTGGCTTCTCTTAACAGCCTTCCCTACTGCAGCCATATAGTAGGGCTATTCACCTCCAACCACCCTGTCAGAGTCCTTGAGCTCTTTGTCCACTTCACTGGACTATGGCCAGAATGCCTTCTGGCCTGCATCAGGCCTGTGCATAACAAGCCCAAGGTTAAAAGAAGCCAGACATGAAGAAACTTCCATGGCCTCTGAGCAGGAGGGGTTATCACGCACAGACTAGTACTGGAAGTTATACCTCTCCATTTATGTGATGTACTGCTGTTACTACAGCAATATGAACTGTTAGCACGCTCAGCTCCAGAGAAGTGAGTCAGATTATGCTGGATATGCCAGAAGCAAGTTTGGCAACAGGCATCTGCTGCAGACATCCTTCTCTCAGAAAGAGATCTGCATCCGTTTGGTTTTCCAAAGAACCAAAACAATCTCTGTGACACAGAGACACTTTGTCTGATATATTTATCTCTTCATGGGCTACTAAAGTCGCTGTGCTGTGCTTGCAAATGCTGCCTAAGCACAAAACTAATAGTGTCAGATAGGATGCAACATGCCACGCCTGTCCCAATTTCTTCTCTGGAGAGCAATAGGTTTCAATCTCTGCAAGAGATTTATGTCACAGATGCATGCTCTTTTCCATGGGTGATGGCCCATACTCCTGAGGCAGGTCTCCCTAACATCACTGTTGCAGCACATCAGAGGACCTGAGTGCCACTACTTAACTGCACTGTGAAATCCCTTCCACATCATCCCTTCCACTAGAGACAGATCCCATCTCACTGCACAAAAGAGTGCAGAAACTCAAATCCTGTAAAGATTAGCCCTAGAACAGATTCACACTAAGAAACATGTAATTCAGATTCTGCTGCTTGCAGTAATTTAAACCTACGGTTTTCATCAGTCCACATGCAAGGTATTTTATGCTGAGACCAACACAG
This window harbors:
- the LOC104333684 gene encoding lysosomal dipeptide transporter MFSD1-like isoform X1, whose protein sequence is MAAAERASYRFAVLLFNCLLTFGSYFCFDIPSVLQEQFQGNLTCPNGTHRNSTGHNSTLDCVEGLGMTPAQYNLLYAIYAWTNAVVVILAGFLIDKLGNRFGVFVFSLLTLLGSSIFALGSHFKGSPYLLPMMLTGRLLFGSGNGSLTIVQNRITAFWFKGKELALAFGLTLSFSRLGSVLNFFFTQQFEAKFGMQWTLWGGTLLCMLGFVSALTVSVLDKVGMKQLGLDGVIQQESKKVRIQDIRRLPLRYWLLVLTIMFFYNGVFPFVADASKFIQDKYSGYSQQAAAYIAGAVYDSSLVLSAAVGILIDYVGLRGVFAVGCAALTLPVFALLAFTFVPPLVSTIWLGITYSFAAASMWPSIPLVVPQATLGTAMGLATSVQMIGVGLSNLIVGHILGTKSSELKIPLWRWQQMMIFMLANTIACIVASISLNVVDKKQGGILNRTRKGAPVEQEDRDPADAAPLLDEDTGNEGSSS